The genome window CGTTGTGCGTCGCGAACTGCGGGTAGATGACTTCCGGCACCGACAGCAGTTTGCGTGCGCAAGCAATGTAGGAGACGTCGGTGTACACCTTGCGGGTGTAGACCGGGTAGCCTTCCAGGCCTTCAACCTGGGCACGCTTGATTTCGCTGTCCCAATACGCGCCTTTTACCAGGCGGATCATCAGGCGATGGCGGCTGCGGCGCGCCAGGTCGATGACGTAGTCGATCACATACGGGCAACGCTTCTGGTAAGCCTGGATCACGAAACCGATGCCGTTCCAGCCGGTCAGTTGCGGCTCGAAGCACAGGCGTTCCAGCAGGTCCAGCGACAGCTCAAGGCGGTCGGCTTCTTCGGCGTCGATGTTCAGGCCGATGTCGTACTGCTTGGCCAGCAAGGTCAGGGACAGCAGGCGCGGGTACAGCTCTTCCATCACACGCTCGTATTGCGCACGGCTGTAACGCGGGTGCAATGCCGACAACTTGATGGAGATGCCTGGGCCTTCATAAATCCCACGGCCGTGTGAGGCTTTGCCGATGGAGTGAATGGCTTGCTCATACGAGGCCAGGTACTTCTGCGCATCGTGTTCGGTCAGTGCGGCTTCACCGAGCATGTCGTAGGAATAGCGGAAACCCTTGGCTTCGAACTTGCTCGCATTGGCCAGGGCTTCGGCGATGGTTTCGCCGGTGACGAACTGTTCGCCCATCAGGCGCATGGCCATGTCGACGCCCTTGCGGATCATCGGCTCGCCGCTCTTGCCGATGATGCGGCTCAGGGACGAGGTCAAACCCGCTTCGTTGTGGGTGGCGACCAGTTTGCCGGTCAGCAGCAGGCCCCAAGTCGCGGCGTTGACGAACAGCGACGGGCTGTTGCCCAGGTGCGGCTGCCAGTTGCCGGTGCTGATCTTGTCGCGGATCAGCGCGTCGCGGGTGCCTTTGTCCGGGATACGCAGCAGCGCTTCGGCCAGGCACATCAGGGCCACACCTTCCTGGGACGACAGGGAAAATTCTTGCAGCAGGCCCTGAACAATACCGGCACGGCCGCCGGCACTCTTCTGATTGCGCAGTTTTTCAGCAATCGACGCGGCCAATTTGTTGGTGGCCTCGGCCATTGCCTGCGGCAGGCGTGCCTGCTCGATCAGCATTGGCACCACTTCCGGCTCAGGGCGGCGGTAAGCGGCGGTGATCGAGGCGCGCAGTACCGATTGCGGCAGGATGCTCTCGGCAAACTCCAGGAAGCACTGGTGGGCGTGGTCGGGCTGGATGTCGCCAGCGTCTTCAGCGTCCTTACTGCCCAAACCATTGAGCTCGGTCAGGGTTGCACCACCCTCAAGTTTCTCCAGGTAATTGAAAATCGCCTGCTTGATCAGCCAGTGCGGCGTGCGATCAATGGAGGTCGCGGCCGCCTTCAGGCGTTCGCGGGTCGGGTCGTCGAGTTTGACCCCAAGGGTGGTCGTTGCCATCTTTTTATCCTCATGGGTGCCACTACCGAGTGGCATCTGCTGGCGGCAAGATTAGCTTTGCCCAACAAGAGGTGCAACCGGGTGCAACCCTTTTGTTCAGGAAATTTTCGACGCTTCACAGGAAAAAATCCGGCCTTCAAGCGAATCGGCTTCGCTTTGGTGCATTTGCTTCTGAGATCGGCAGTTCTTGCTCCGAAAAGGAGCAAAAAACACGGCTTTTCGACGATTTGCGTTAAGGTGCAACTTAATCTCAAGAAACTGGTTGCACCTTATTTGCTTTGTTGAATAGCATTCGCGGCCAAGGTGCAACCACCTTCACGGTTCGGTTCATCGGCTGGCGGCTTTCCTGGGGAAACGTCAGTCATAAATGCGCGGCAACCAGTTACGTTTACTCACTGAACCAGTGGGTGGCGTCTGACAGACCGTCGCTACATAAAAACAAAGCCAGGGCGTCACTCTTATGAGCGTTAGTAATCCTACCCTGATCACGTTCGTGATCTACATCGCAGCAATGGTGCTGATTGGCTTAATGGCCTATCGCTCCACCAACAACCTTTCCGATTACATCCTCGGCGGTCGCAGCCTCGGTAGCGTGGTCACAGCCTTGTCGGCCGGTGCTTCCGATATGAGCGGCTGGTTGTTGATGGGCCTGCCGGGCGCGATCTACATGTCCGGCCTGTCGGAAAGCTGGATCGCCATCGGCCTGATCGTCGGTGCCTACCTGAACTGGTTGTTCGTGGCCGGCCGCCTGCGGGTGCAGACCGAGCACAACGGTGACGCCCTGACGCTGCCGGATTACTTCTCCAGCCGTTTCGAAGACAAAAGCGGCCTGCTGCGGATCATCTCTGCGGTGGTGATTCTGGTGTTCTTCACCATCTATTGCGCCTCCGGCATCGTCGCCGGTGCCCGCCTGTTTGAAAGCACGTTCGGCATGTCCTACGAGACGGCGCTGTGGGCCGGCGCTGCGGCGACGATTGCCTACACCTTCGTTGGTGGTTTCCTTGCCGTCAGCTGGACCGATACCGTCCAAGCCACGCTGATGATCTTCGCCCTGATCCTCACGCCGATCATCGTGCTGTTGGCCACCGGCGGCATCGACACCACGTTCCTGGCGATCGAAGCCAAGAACCCGGACAACTTCAACATGCTGAAAAACACCTCGTTCATCGGCATCATCTCGCTGATGGGCTGGGGTTTGGGTTACTTCGGCCAGCCGCACATCCTCGCGCGCTTCATGGCGGCGGATTCGGTGAAGTCGATTGCCAAGGCGCGCCGTATTTCCATGACCTGGATGATCCTGTGCCTGGGCGGCACTGTGGCGGTGGGCTTCTTCGGTATCGCTTACTTCTCGGCGCACCCTGAAGTCGCGGGGCCGGTTACCGAGAACCACGAGCGTGTGTTCATTGAACTGGCCAAGCTGCTGTTCAACCCATGGATCGCTGGCGTGCTGTTGTCGGCCATTCTGGCGGCTGTCATGAGTACCCTGAGCTGCCAGTTGCTGGTGTGCTCCAGCGCCTTGACTGAAGACTTCTACAAAACCTTCCTGCGCAAAAACGCTTCCCAGGTTGAACTGGTGTGGGTCGGTCGTGCCATGGTGCTGTTGGTTGCCCTGATTGCTATCGCTATGGCAGCCAACCCGGACAACCGCGTACTGGGACTGGTCAGCTACGCCTGGGCCGGTTTCGGCGCTGCGTTTGGTCCGGTTGTACTGATCTCGGTGATCTGGAAAGGCATGACCCGCAACGGCGCATTGGCGGGCATTCTGGTGGGCGCTATCACCGTAATCGTGTGGAAGCATTTCAACCTGCTGGGCCTGTACGAAATCATTCCAGGCTTTATCTTCGCCAGCTTGGCGATCTACTTCGTGAGCAAGCTGGGCGCACCGACGGTAGGTATGGTCGAGCGTTTTGATGCTGCGGAAAAAGACTACAACCTCAACAAGTAATTCTTCCGGCGTTTAGCGCCCGATGAACTGAGAAAAGGCCCGCCATCCGTAGGATGCGGGCTTTTTTTTGCGTGCGATTTACGTCGGCCGCAAGAGCATTCGGACGCGTGCGTGTAGGGCTTTACTGATTTTCCCGAGGCGTGCTCAGCCGGGCGCAGCAGTGGTGCAGAATCTGGCGCCTACCCTTCGCAGAGAAACACCGGATGTTCGCTCCTGCCAATCAAAGTGCCTTTAACCTAACCCTGGATGGCGTTGCGTGCGACCTTAAAGTCTATAGCTTCAAAGGTCAGGAGGCGCTCAGCCAGCCTTATCGTTTTGAGCTTGAGCTGGTCAGCGAGCAACCCGATATCGACCTGGAAAGGATGCTGCATCGCCAGGTGTATCTGGGTTTTGATGAACGCGGCCATGGCGTGCACGGCTTGGTTTACCGGGTGGCCCAGGGCGATTCCGGACGACGTCTTACGCGCTACCAGGTTAGCCTTGTGCCGCAATTGGCCTACCTGATGCACAGCAGCCATCAGCGTATTTTCCAGCACAAGACCGTGCCGCAGATCGTTGCGCTGGTGCTGGTGGGGCAGGGGATTCAGAGCGACCGCTTCGAGTTTCGGCTGAGCGGTCATTACCCGCAGCGTGAATATTGTGTGCAGTTCGGGGAGACCGATCTGGCGTTCATTCAGCGCCTGTGTGCCGAGCAGGGGATTCACTATCACTTCCAGCATTCGCCGGAGGGGCACCGGCTGGTGTTTGGCGATGACCAGACAGTGTTTACCCAGGCTGATCAGCCGACCCCGTACTCACCCGGTTCCGGAATGGTGGCGGGCGCGCCGGCGATCAAACGGTTTGCGGTGCAATTGGAAACCCGCACGACGTCAGTGAGCGTGCGCGATTACGACTTCCGCAAGCCACGCCTGGCGTTGCAGAGCGAAGTCGCCGGCGAGGCGCTTCCCACGCTGGAGGAGCAACGCTACCCCGGTCAATTTTCCGACCGCCTGCATGGCAAATACCTCGCACAGCGCGGTTTGGAACGCCACCGCCGGGACGCTCGCATCGCCCACGGTGAAGGTGATGAGCCGGGGTTGGTCTGCGGGCGTTTCCTCAAGCTGAGCGGGCACCCACGTGAAGAATGGAACAACGTGTGGCTGCTGACGCACGTCACCCACGAAGGCAAACAACCCCAAGTGCTCGAGGAGGCCGTGACTGAGGTCGACGGCGGGGATTTTCGCCAGGGCTATCGCAACGCATTCATCGCTGCGCCGTGGGACGTGATCTTTCGTCCGCCCATGCCTGAGCAGCAGCGTCCGACCCTTGCGGGTTACCAGAACGCGGTGGTCACCGGCCCAGCCGACAGCGAAATCCACTGCGATGAATACGGGCGAGTCAAAGTGCAGATGGCCTGGGATCGCGACGGGGCGCATGACGACCATTCCAGTTGCTGGCTGCGAGTCGCCAGTGCCTGGGCCCATGACCGTTATGGTTCGGTGCTGATCCCCAGGGTTGGCATGGAAGTCCTGGTCGGCTTCGTCAATGGCGACATGGATATGCCCCTGGTGATGGGGTGCCTGCCCAACGCCGCGACACCGGTGCCGCTGGACCTGCCGGCGGACAAGACCCGCAGCATTTTGCGCAGTCACAGCAGCCCGGGCGGGGGTGGCTACAACGAACTGCGGATTGAGGACCGCAAGGGCGCCGAGGAAATCTACCTGCGTGCCCAGCGTGATTGGACCCAGCACGTGCTGCATGACCAGCAGGTCCAGGTTGATAACCTGCGCCGGGTGAGGGTCGGTGGCGAGTCCCATCATGAGCTTCAAGGTGAAGAGCAGCGCATCACCCACGGCAACCGCCTGACCGAGCTCAAGCAGGACGATCACCTGGTGATTGGCGGGTCGCAACAGGTGCGGGCGGGTCGGAGCATTCAGATCGGCGCAGGGCAAAGCGTCGTCATCGACGCGGGCGCCACCGTGACGATCCAGGCCGGAGGGCAGTCGATCACGGTGTCGGCAGCCGGCATATTCAGCAGTGTGCCGATTCAGCTTGGCGGTGCGCCCGGCCCCGCCGCTGCGCCGTTAATGGCGGGAGTGAAAGAAAAACTGCTGGCGGTTATTCCCGCACCCTTAAGCCGCGTGCAAGTGGCCAGCCTGAAACGCAACGCTCCGTTTTGCGAAGAGTGTGAGCGCTGCAAGAACGGTCAATGTGATATCACCCGACACCTTTAAGCTTAATTTAAAAGGAATTGCCCCTCATGCCTCACGCTTTGGCGCCACGCGCTTGGCTGGCTCAATGCCCTTTGTTACCCAATGAGCAGATTTTTGTGCTGCTCAGCGGAACCAGCGACGCCAAACCAGTTGCCGCTTGGCAAGCCATGGCTGCCGGTGCGCCACTCCGGGCGATCTGGGCAGGCTCAGCCTATGCGCAGTGGCGCGAGGTAATGCCTTATGTCGGGCTCATTGAGCCCGGCAGTCCCTTCCTCGACTGGGTCGCTACCACCGAGTCAACGGATTGGGGCTGGCTGGCGGTTTCATCCAGCCTGCCGGAAACGGTGGTCGCGCACCTGCAAAGCTTGACCAAGGTGTTTGTGCACAGTGACCAGGCCGTGTTTTTGCGCTTCTGGGATGCTGCGCAGTTTCTGCCGATTGTGCGCAACCTGGGTGACGAGACGGGGAGCGTGTTGCCGGTGTTCCAGCGGTATCTGATCAATGGCCAACCGCTGACCGTTGCGACGGGGCCCGTCACCGCCGCCAACGTCAGCCCATGGTGGCGAGTGCCAGAGTCGTTGCTGGGGCACCTGGCAGCGCGATCGCCCCACGTGCTGGTCGACAACCTGCTGCAATGGCTCGAAGAACAGCGCCCTGACCTGTACACCGCCTTTAAGCCGGCGACCTTGCGGCACAAGGTCGCCTACTGCGTGCGCAGGCCGGACATCAGCCATGAAGCGCTGATCGATGACCTCGCCTCAGCGTTGAGTTGAACCCAATGCCTGCTGCAGGTCTTCGATCAGGTCCTCAATCGCCTCGATGCCCACTGACAGACGAATCATCTCCGGCTTCACGCCTGCCTTGGCCTGTTCCTGCTCGTTCATCTGTCGGTGAGTCGTGGACGCGGGGTGGCAGGCCAGTGATTTGGCGTCGCCAATATTCACCAGGCGTTTGAAGATTTGCAGGGCGTCGTAGAAGCGCACGCCAGCGTCATAGCCGCCCTTTAAGCCAAAGGAGAGAATCGCCGAGGGTTTGCCCTGCATGTATTTTTGCGCCAGTGCGTGGTGCGGGTGGTCCGGTAGCCCGGCGTAGCTGACCCACTCCACCTCGGTGTGGCTTTGCAAAAACTGCGCAACTTTCAGCGCGTTCTCGGTATGGCGCTCCATGCGCAGGGCCAGGGTTTCCAGGCCTTGCAGCAACAGGAATGCGTTCATCGGTGCGAGGGCTGCGCCGGTATTGCGCAACGGCACGGTACGGGCGCGGGCGATGAAAGCGGCAGGGCCGAATTTTTCGGTGTAGACCACGCCGTGGTAGGCCGGCTCGGGCAGGTTGAGGCCGGGAAATTTCTCGGGGTATTGGGACCACGGGAAGGTGCCGCTGTCGACGATCACGCCGCCGAGGGAGTTACCATGGCCGCCGACGTATTTCGTCACCGAGTGCACCACGATGTCGGCGCCGAACCGGATCGGTTTGCACAGGATTGGCGTGGCCACGGTGTTGTCCACCATCAGCGGGACGCCCCGGGCGTGGGCGACTTTCGCGAGGGCTTCGATATCGATGATATTGCCGGCCGGGTTGCCGATGCTTTCGCAATACACCAGCTTGGTGTTGTCGTCGATCAGTTCGGCGATGGCTTCGGCGCTGTCGTTGCGAGCGAAACGCACATCGACGCCAAAGCTCGGTAACAGGTGGGCGAACAGGGTGTAGGTGCCGCCATAGAGTTGCGGGGTGGTGACAATATTGTCACCGGCGCGGGTCAGGGTCTGGATTGCGTAGTGGATCGCCGCGCTGCCGGCCGATACGGCCAGGGCGGCAATGCCGCCTTCAAGCGCGGCGAGACGCTGTTCCAGCACGTCGTTGGTGGGGTTCATGATTCGCGTGTAGATGTTGCCGGGGACGTCCAGGTTGAAGAGGTCGGCGCCGTGTTGGGCGTTATCGAATTCGAAGGCGACGTTCTGGTAGATCGGCACAGCGACCGCCTTGGTGGTCGGGTCCGATTTGAAGCCGTGATGCAGTGCAATAGTGGCGTCTTTCATGATGGTGATAGACCTCCTTGGATTCATGGGGGCCCCCGAACACGGCGGGAACTGGCTTGCCGGCGATAGCGTCAGCGCGGTGTACGGGTAATACCGCGTCGCTTGCACCGCGGGCAAGCCTGCTGCCATAGGTGGAATTAGACTGTTTTCTGCGGTGTACCTGTGTTTGTGACATAAGCACCGCCCGACACGCAGCCCTGCACCTTTGCCCCTGTTGAAGGTAAACTTCGCCCCCTGCGCAGGAGCAACCATGAATTATCGTCACGCCTTTCACGCCGGCAACCACGCCGATGTCTTCAAACACCTGACTTTGACCCGCCTCATCGCCCTGATGTCGCGCAAGGAGCAGCCGTTCGCCTACCTCGACACCCACGCCGGGATCGGTCTGTACGACTTGCAGGGCGACCAGGCCAACCGCACCGGTGAATACCTGGAAGGCATTGCGCGTCTGTGGGGCGAAAGCGATCTGCCGCCGCTGACCGCCGACTACATGCGCGTGCTGCACGAAATGAACCCGGATGGCCAGTTGCGTTACTACCCGGGCTCGCCGGAGCTCGCGCGCCGCCTCACGCGGCCTCAGGATCGGGTGTTGCTCAATGAGAAACACCCGGAAGACGGCGTACTGCTCAAGGACAACATGAAAGGTGATCGCCGGGTCAAAGTGCACCTGGGCGAAGGCTGGCATGTGCCGCGTGCGCTGTTGCCGGTGCCGGAGAAACGCGCACTGATGCTGATTGACCCGCCGTTTGAACAACTCGATGAAATGCAGCGCTGCGCAGCGTCCCTCAAGGAGGCGGTCAGCCGTATGCGCCAGACTGTTGCGGCGATCTGGTATCCGGTCAAGGACCAGCGCATGTTGCGCCGCTTCTACCAGGACCTGGCCGGCACCGGTGCGCCGAAGTTGCTGCGCGTGGAGTTGCTGGTGCATCCGCTGGACACGCCCAATACCCTGACCGGCTCGGGCCTGGCGATTGCCAACCCGCCGTGGGGGTTGGAGGAGGAATTGCGTGAGCTGCTGCCGTGGCTGTCCAAGAAGCTTGGCCAGACCCAGGGCGGGTGGCAGATGGATTGGCTCATCGCTGAGTAATCAGATCTCAAGCCAAAACACCAAGCTAAATGTGGGAGCGGGCTTGCTCGCGAAGACGGAGTGTCAGTTAACAGATATGTCGACTGATACACCGCATTCGCGAGCAAGCCCGCTCCCACATTTGAACTGCGCAAGTCTTAGATCGGGCAGGTCACGCCTGTGCCGCCGATCCCGCAATAGCCCTGCGGATTTTTCGCCAGATATTGCTGGTGATACGCCTCGGCGAAGTACACCGTCGGCGCTTCGTCGATTTCCGTCGTAATGGTGCCCAGGCCAGCCTTGGTCAGCTCAGCCTGATACGCCTCGGCGCTGGCCTTGGCCGCCTCCAGGTGCTCAGGTTTCACCGCGTAGATCACCGAGCGGTACTGGCTGCCGATGTCATTGCCCTGGCGCATCCCTTGGGTGGGGTTGTGCAGTTCCCAGAACATTTTCAGCAGTTCTTCGTAGCTGATCTTGTCTTGGTCAAACACCACCAGCACCACTTCGCTGTGGCCGGTCAGGCCTGAGCAGACTTCTTCGTACGTCGGGTTCGGCGTGTAACCGCCGGCGTACCCGACGACGGTGCTGACCACGCCGTCGCGCTGCCAGAATTTGCGCTCCGCACCC of Pseudomonas fluorescens contains these proteins:
- the putP gene encoding sodium/proline symporter PutP; this encodes MSVSNPTLITFVIYIAAMVLIGLMAYRSTNNLSDYILGGRSLGSVVTALSAGASDMSGWLLMGLPGAIYMSGLSESWIAIGLIVGAYLNWLFVAGRLRVQTEHNGDALTLPDYFSSRFEDKSGLLRIISAVVILVFFTIYCASGIVAGARLFESTFGMSYETALWAGAAATIAYTFVGGFLAVSWTDTVQATLMIFALILTPIIVLLATGGIDTTFLAIEAKNPDNFNMLKNTSFIGIISLMGWGLGYFGQPHILARFMAADSVKSIAKARRISMTWMILCLGGTVAVGFFGIAYFSAHPEVAGPVTENHERVFIELAKLLFNPWIAGVLLSAILAAVMSTLSCQLLVCSSALTEDFYKTFLRKNASQVELVWVGRAMVLLVALIAIAMAANPDNRVLGLVSYAWAGFGAAFGPVVLISVIWKGMTRNGALAGILVGAITVIVWKHFNLLGLYEIIPGFIFASLAIYFVSKLGAPTVGMVERFDAAEKDYNLNK
- a CDS encoding type VI secretion system Vgr family protein, coding for MFAPANQSAFNLTLDGVACDLKVYSFKGQEALSQPYRFELELVSEQPDIDLERMLHRQVYLGFDERGHGVHGLVYRVAQGDSGRRLTRYQVSLVPQLAYLMHSSHQRIFQHKTVPQIVALVLVGQGIQSDRFEFRLSGHYPQREYCVQFGETDLAFIQRLCAEQGIHYHFQHSPEGHRLVFGDDQTVFTQADQPTPYSPGSGMVAGAPAIKRFAVQLETRTTSVSVRDYDFRKPRLALQSEVAGEALPTLEEQRYPGQFSDRLHGKYLAQRGLERHRRDARIAHGEGDEPGLVCGRFLKLSGHPREEWNNVWLLTHVTHEGKQPQVLEEAVTEVDGGDFRQGYRNAFIAAPWDVIFRPPMPEQQRPTLAGYQNAVVTGPADSEIHCDEYGRVKVQMAWDRDGAHDDHSSCWLRVASAWAHDRYGSVLIPRVGMEVLVGFVNGDMDMPLVMGCLPNAATPVPLDLPADKTRSILRSHSSPGGGGYNELRIEDRKGAEEIYLRAQRDWTQHVLHDQQVQVDNLRRVRVGGESHHELQGEEQRITHGNRLTELKQDDHLVIGGSQQVRAGRSIQIGAGQSVVIDAGATVTIQAGGQSITVSAAGIFSSVPIQLGGAPGPAAAPLMAGVKEKLLAVIPAPLSRVQVASLKRNAPFCEECERCKNGQCDITRHL
- a CDS encoding DUF4123 domain-containing protein translates to MPHALAPRAWLAQCPLLPNEQIFVLLSGTSDAKPVAAWQAMAAGAPLRAIWAGSAYAQWREVMPYVGLIEPGSPFLDWVATTESTDWGWLAVSSSLPETVVAHLQSLTKVFVHSDQAVFLRFWDAAQFLPIVRNLGDETGSVLPVFQRYLINGQPLTVATGPVTAANVSPWWRVPESLLGHLAARSPHVLVDNLLQWLEEQRPDLYTAFKPATLRHKVAYCVRRPDISHEALIDDLASALS
- a CDS encoding O-acetylhomoserine aminocarboxypropyltransferase/cysteine synthase family protein is translated as MKDATIALHHGFKSDPTTKAVAVPIYQNVAFEFDNAQHGADLFNLDVPGNIYTRIMNPTNDVLEQRLAALEGGIAALAVSAGSAAIHYAIQTLTRAGDNIVTTPQLYGGTYTLFAHLLPSFGVDVRFARNDSAEAIAELIDDNTKLVYCESIGNPAGNIIDIEALAKVAHARGVPLMVDNTVATPILCKPIRFGADIVVHSVTKYVGGHGNSLGGVIVDSGTFPWSQYPEKFPGLNLPEPAYHGVVYTEKFGPAAFIARARTVPLRNTGAALAPMNAFLLLQGLETLALRMERHTENALKVAQFLQSHTEVEWVSYAGLPDHPHHALAQKYMQGKPSAILSFGLKGGYDAGVRFYDALQIFKRLVNIGDAKSLACHPASTTHRQMNEQEQAKAGVKPEMIRLSVGIEAIEDLIEDLQQALGSTQR
- a CDS encoding 23S rRNA (adenine(2030)-N(6))-methyltransferase RlmJ, yielding MNYRHAFHAGNHADVFKHLTLTRLIALMSRKEQPFAYLDTHAGIGLYDLQGDQANRTGEYLEGIARLWGESDLPPLTADYMRVLHEMNPDGQLRYYPGSPELARRLTRPQDRVLLNEKHPEDGVLLKDNMKGDRRVKVHLGEGWHVPRALLPVPEKRALMLIDPPFEQLDEMQRCAASLKEAVSRMRQTVAAIWYPVKDQRMLRRFYQDLAGTGAPKLLRVELLVHPLDTPNTLTGSGLAIANPPWGLEEELRELLPWLSKKLGQTQGGWQMDWLIAE
- the msrA gene encoding peptide-methionine (S)-S-oxide reductase MsrA, with amino-acid sequence MVLRSEILVNKNVLPTQEQALPGRETPMKLPETHFVNGNPLLGPFVDNVEFAIFGLGCFWGAERKFWQRDGVVSTVVGYAGGYTPNPTYEEVCSGLTGHSEVVLVVFDQDKISYEELLKMFWELHNPTQGMRQGNDIGSQYRSVIYAVKPEHLEAAKASAEAYQAELTKAGLGTITTEIDEAPTVYFAEAYHQQYLAKNPQGYCGIGGTGVTCPI